The DNA sequence CTGTTGGTGGCGTCGACGCGGTACTCGGTGTTGACCGGGTCGCCGTCCGAGAGTCGGGCCATCGCCTCCGCGACGCCGTCGCGGTCGGCGGGGTGGACGCCCCGGAGGAGGTCGGTCGGGTCGTCCTCGAGGTCCGCGACGGTGCGTCCCCACACCTCCTCGTACGCCGAGTTGATGAACAGCACCTCGTCCCAGTCGGCCGAGAACATCCAGAGGACGTCGTTCGTGTGCTCCGTGATGGCGAGGAACCGCCGGTGGATGCGACGCTGGGTCGCCTCGGCGTCCCGCCTGGCGCTGATGTCGCGGCAGGTGACGACGTACTCGTCCGAGCCGAGCGCCGGTTCCATCGACATCTGCGCGGCCAACCAGACCCACGAGCCGTCCGCCGCGCGGTACCGAAACTCCGTTGGGGTCGGGACCGGTTCGTCGTCGGCCTGTGGCTCGGCGTCGACGAGTCCCTGAAACACCGATTCGACGCGAGGCCGCTCGTCGGGGTGGATGAGTTCGAGCGCGTCCTGGCCGCGGAGGTCCTCGGGGGAGTAGCCGAGCACCCGTTCGAGCGCCGAATTGGCGTACTGCAGCCGACCCGACGCGTCGAGCACCACGACGATGTCGAGTGTCCTGTCGAGGAGCGCCGCCTCGGCCCCCGTGGAGTCCATTGGTGGTACTGCCACGTCGGGGTATCAAAAGCTATCTTCCCGGACTTCACGGCTGATAACCTGGCGACGCCGAACCGACACGTTCGGCCCGCGCACCACGGATGGCTCGCCCGTCAGCACCGACCAACGCCCTCTTATGACCCGACACCGCGACTAGAGCATATGGACGACATCGAAGTCGAGGTGGCAGCGGAGCCGGAGCTGTCTGACCCGATTCTCATCGAAGGGTTGCCCGGCGTCGGTCACGTCGGGAAGCTGGCGGTCGAACACCTTCTCGAGGAGTTCGAGAGCGAGGTCGTACGACGCGTGTACGCGACCGAGTTCCCGCCGCAGGTGACCATCGAAGACGGCGTGGCCGAACTCGCGTCGGCGGAGTTCCACGCCGTCACCATCCCCGGAGCGGATAGCGAGGACGACACAGGCGTGGACCTCGTCGTGTTGACAGGCGACCACCAGGCGCAGACGAACGCCGGCCACTACCACCTGACGGAGGCGTTCCTCGACATCGCCGAGGAGTTCGGCGTCCAGCGCGTGTTCGCGCTCGGTGGCGTCCCGACCGGCGAACTGGTCGAGGAGCCGAGCGTCCTCGGCGCGGTGTCGGCCGCAGAACACGTCGAACCGCTGGAGGAGGCCGGCATCGAGTTCCGCGACGACGAACCGGCCGGTGGCGTCGTCGGCGTCTCGGGGCTCATGCTCGGCCTCGGTGGGCGACGCGGCTTCGACGTCGCCTGTCTGATGGGCGAGACGAGCGGCTACCTCGTCGACCCCAAGAGCGCCCAGGCTGTCCTCGTCGCGCTCGAAGAGAGCATCGGCTTCGACGTCAGCTTCGAGGCGCTCGAAGAGCGCGCCGAGGAGATGGAGGAAGTCGTCGGCAAGATTCAGGAGATGCAGAACCAGCAGGGGTCGGTCCCCACGGACGACGACCTCCGATACATCGGGTGAGCCCGCCTCAGGGCCCACAGACCACTTCGAACCGTGCCCCACCCGTGGCGCTCTCGGTGACGGTGACCGCCCACCCGTGTGCCTCGACCACCCGCGCGACGATGGCGAGGCCGAACCCCGTCCCCTCGTCGTTCGTCGTGAAACCGCGGTCGAAGACGTGTCCTCTGTCCTCGGCGGCGATACCGACGCCGTCGTCCTCGACGGCGAACCCGCGGCGGCCGTCGTCGAGCCCGACGAGTCGGACCGTGAGCGGTCGTTCGCCGTCGCTCGGAGAGCCGTGTTCGACCGCGTTCCGAAAGAGGTTCTCGAACAGCTGGCGGAGTCGGCTCGGGTCGGCGTCGACGGTGAACCCGGGGTCGAGGTCGACGGAGAGCCCGGCCGCGGTGGTGGCGACGGTACCCCACGCTCGATGGGCGACGTCTGTGACCCGCGTCGAGACAGGGTCGGACACGGTGTCGCCCTGACGCGCCAGGTCCAGAAGGTCGTCGATGAGCGTCGACATCCGGTCGATAGAGGCCATGGCCTGCCGGATGTGCTCGTCGCCACCCGCTGTCTCGTAGAGATGGAGACGGCCTCGAGCGACCTCCAGCGGGCTTCTGAGGTCGTGTGAGACCACGGAGGCGAACTCCTCGAGCCGGTCGCGCTGTCGTCTGAGCTGTGCGGCCTGTTCGGTTCGTCTCGTCGTGTCGCTCCCGACGACCATGAGGGAGACGATGTCGCTCCCGTCGGCGGTGTCGCCGGTCGTAGCGACCACGGGACGGTCCGCGGGGACCGAGTCGTCCGGGTCGCCGTAGACGGGGTAGATGGCTCCGCTGACCGTCCCCGAGCCCTCGCGGTGGGAGTACGCACACTCGAACGGGGCGACCTCGCCAGCCGCCGCGGTGTCGACGGCCGTCCGAACCGTCTCGACGGCCCCCGGGTCGGGTGTCCACCACGGTGCCTCCCAGAACGGCTCGTCGAGCGCCACGCTGGGGTCGTCGAGCGTCGACCGTGCCGCGTTGTTCGCCTCGCGAAGCGTCCCGTCGGGGTCGAGGACCCCGGCGAACGTCCGCGGGTTGTCGAACAGCGCGCGGAACCGACGGGTCGCCGCCCGGAGCTCCTGTTCGCGGCGCTTCCGCTCGAGTTCGTAGCTCACCCACCGCGTCAACAGCTCGACGAACGCGGTCTGTGACGCCGTGAACGGCTCGTCGCGGGGCTCGGTGTCGGCGAAACAGAGCGTCCCGTACAGGTCGTCGTCGACGCGGACCTTTCCCCCGAGATAACACTCCAGCCCGAACAGTTCGTAGCCAGGGTCGTTCTCCCAGTCGCCGTCGGTCGCCGCGTGGACGACGGCGAGGAGGCCCTCTGTGTCGAGCGTGCGCCGGCAGTACGACTTCGAGAGCGGACACGCCTCCCCCGGCTGGAGGAGCGGGTGGTCGCCGACGGCGTGGACGATGCGCTGGGTGTCGTCCGCGATTCGGGTCACGAAGCCGAGGCCGACGTCGAGCCGCTCGCACGCGAGCGCGAGCGTCCGCTCGACCCGCTCGCTGAGCGAGAGGCTGGCGTCGGTCGTCACCGCGTACAGGCCGTGGAGCGACTCCCGGGCGGATTCGAGCTCCCGTTCGAGCGCCACCCGCTCGGTGACGTCGCGCTGGAACCCCAGGTAGTGCGTCACGGCTCCGTCGGCGTCGGTGACCGGTTCGATGTCCACCTCGTTCCAGAAGGCGGTGCCGTCCGGCCGGTAGTTGCGAAGGACGACGGAGACGGGCCGCTCGGTCGATAGCGCGTCCCGAATCGCCGCGACGGGTTCCGCTTCGGTCGCCGGGCCCTGGAGGACGCGGCAGTTGCGCCCGACGAACGACGACGGGTCGTAGCCGGTGAGTCGACCGAACCCCTCGTTCGCGAACACCGTCGGCGTGTCTTCGGTCGCCTCGGCGATGACGACGCCGAGGTTCGCGTCGTCGAGGGCACGCTGTTTCAGCTCCGCGAGCGTCTCGTCCGCACCCGTCGCTCCGTCCCCAGCAGTGCGACGAGCGAGGGCGTTTCGGAGCCGCGCCGCAAGGAGCGCCTCGGACGCGTCGGAATCGACGACGTCCGTCGCACCCGCCGCGAGCAACGCGTCGACGTCTCCCGGGTCGTCCGCAACGACGACGACGGGGAGCGTCGGATGTCGCGCACGGACCGCCTCGACGAAGGCGACCCGCGTCCACTCGCCGAGGTCCGAACTGGCCAGGAGGCAGTCGGCCGACGCGAGTGACTCGAACGCCCCGTCGGCATCGGTCGTTTCGCCGTCGACGTCCGGGGCGTGACGTGTCAGTGCCGCCGCCGCTCGGTCGACGACGGGACCCTGACCCCCGACGAAGAGAACGTGGCCGCCGTCGTCGAACGGTCGGGAAGACCGGCGGCCGTCGAGACTCATAGGAGGGGTATCCGACGAGGTGTATAAAAGAATTCGGCTAGAGTATCAGTGAAGAAAATCTGGTCAGGCGACGACGATGTCGTCGTCTTCGGGGGCGGGAACCGAGAGTGTCCCGTCGAGCGCCACCGTCGCCGTGCCGCCGACGGCGACGTCGTCCGCGACGCGTGCGCGGACGAGCCCGGGTCGGTCGACGAAGTGCCCCTGTTCGAATCGGAGGTCACCGTAGGCCGTCTCGTCTTCGTACGCGTCGACGTGGCTGAGGTACGCCGCACAGGCACCGGCGGCCGTCCCGGTCACGGGGTCCTCCGCGACGCCGATACCGGGGGCGAACGCCCGAGCGTGGAGCGAGGAGTCGGCGTCGAGCGTGTCGAACGTGAACGCGTAGACGCCCGCAGCGTCGTGTTCGGTCGCGAGGTCGTCGACGAGCCCTGGCTGTGGTGCCGCACTGCCGAGTTGCTCGAGGAAGTTGACGGGGAGACAGAGCCACGGGAGCCCGGTCGACGCCACGGCAGGCGGGAGGTCCGCGCCGACGTCCGCCAGCGCCGCGGGGTCGATGCCGAGCGCCTCACCCACGCGGGAGTAGTCGAGGTCGACGGTGTCGACGGTGGGCTCCCGGCCGGTGAGCCACACGGTCGGCGCGTCGTCGTCGTCGACCCTGACCTCGACCGACCCGACGTTGGTCGCCACCTCGTGGGGTCCGGGGTCGAGTGCGCCCGTCTGGGCCAGGTGGGAGAACGCGGCGATGGTCGCGTGCCCACAGAGGTCGACCTCCTGGGTGGGCGTGAAGTAGCGGACGCGGTGGCGTGACTCCGACGCGGGACGGACGAACGCCGTCTCGCTCGCGCCGAGTTCGCGCGCGATGGCCTGCATCTGGTCCTCGGAGAGGTCACCCGCGCTGGGCACGACTCCGGCGGGGTTCCCCGTGAGCGGTTCGTCGGTGAAGGCGTCGACGAGCAGCGTTCGACACGCGGTGGGCATGCCCGCGAGACGGCCGGGCGAGTGAAGAAACCACCGTCTCCGCACGTCCGACGAGCGGCGGTCGGCCGCGTGACCACGTGGCCGTGTGGTCGTGTGGCCGCGTGAGTCCACCCACACGGTCGGCGTCATCGACCGACGCGGCGGCCCCAGCGCGCGAACGGCGGTGGGAGACGCCGCGGGCGCGTCACGGAACGGAGGTCTGTTCCTCGGGGGTGCGGGCACCGAGCCCCTCCATCAGTTCGCGCATGTTCGCACAGTGGGGGCAGCCGAACACGCGGTCGTCTTCGGTGCCGAAGACGCGGACGAAGTCGGGCGTGACGAACGAGTTGCAGTTGGTGCAGGTGTGCATGGTGGATCACTATGTTCCATGTTATCATACACAACATCGGCGTAAAGTTATGACGGCGATACCGGGGTCGAGTCGGGTATCTTAACATACACCCCGGACCGTACCTCAAACGGTGACCGAGAGACATGGGTGACCTCCCGGAGGAGTTCAACTGTACGATCACGAACTGGGACTACATCTACGGCCTCTGTCGGGACGTCTCCGACGAGGTCAAGCAGTCCGAGTTCGAGCCGGACGTCATCGTCGCGCTCGCGCGCGGCGGCTGGTTCGCGGGCCGGTGTATCTGTGACTTCCTCGGGCTCGACGACCTGACGAGCCTGAAGATGGAACACTACGTCGGGACCGCACAGAAGTCCGGCGAGCCCGAGGTCCGGTATCCGATGCCGGAGGGGAGCGTCGCCGGGAAAGACGTCCTCATCATCGACGACATCGCCGACACTGGCGGGTCGATAAAGCGCGCTCACGAGTACGTCCACGAACGCGAGCCGAACGACGTGCGGACGGCCACGCTGCAACTGCTGGGGACCAGTGAGTTCGAGCCCGACTACGTCGGCGAGAGCCTCGAAGAGTGGGCGTGGGTGGTCTACCCGTGGAACTTCATCGAGGACATGATCGACCTCGTCTCGGGCGTGATGGCGAAGGCGGACGAGGAGACGTTCGAGGAGAGTGACATCCGCCACTTCCTCTCCTCGTACCACCAGGTCGACCGCATCGAGATGGAGATCGCCCAGCCCGGACGCCTCACCGAGGTACTGTCCGAGATGGAACGGCGCGGCGTCGTCGAGAGCGCGGGCGGGTCGGCCTGGCGGCTCGTCGAAGACGAGTGACCGACCACGACGAGGGGACGACGGGGGGCGGTGCGGACGACCCCGAGCCGGACCCCCTCGATGCGCTCGCGGAGAGCTTCGCGCTGAAAGACGAGCGACGCACCGGCTGGCAGCTCCGCGGCGTCGACGACCCCGAGTCGGTCGCAGCGCACAGCTGGGGCGTGAGCCTACTCTGTCTCGCCTTCGCCGACGAGGCCGGCGTCGACCCCGACCGGGCCCTCCGGCTGGCGGTCGTCCACGA is a window from the Salinigranum halophilum genome containing:
- a CDS encoding proteasome assembly chaperone family protein, coding for MDDIEVEVAAEPELSDPILIEGLPGVGHVGKLAVEHLLEEFESEVVRRVYATEFPPQVTIEDGVAELASAEFHAVTIPGADSEDDTGVDLVVLTGDHQAQTNAGHYHLTEAFLDIAEEFGVQRVFALGGVPTGELVEEPSVLGAVSAAEHVEPLEEAGIEFRDDEPAGGVVGVSGLMLGLGGRRGFDVACLMGETSGYLVDPKSAQAVLVALEESIGFDVSFEALEERAEEMEEVVGKIQEMQNQQGSVPTDDDLRYIG
- a CDS encoding ATP-binding protein, encoding MSLDGRRSSRPFDDGGHVLFVGGQGPVVDRAAAALTRHAPDVDGETTDADGAFESLASADCLLASSDLGEWTRVAFVEAVRARHPTLPVVVVADDPGDVDALLAAGATDVVDSDASEALLAARLRNALARRTAGDGATGADETLAELKQRALDDANLGVVIAEATEDTPTVFANEGFGRLTGYDPSSFVGRNCRVLQGPATEAEPVAAIRDALSTERPVSVVLRNYRPDGTAFWNEVDIEPVTDADGAVTHYLGFQRDVTERVALERELESARESLHGLYAVTTDASLSLSERVERTLALACERLDVGLGFVTRIADDTQRIVHAVGDHPLLQPGEACPLSKSYCRRTLDTEGLLAVVHAATDGDWENDPGYELFGLECYLGGKVRVDDDLYGTLCFADTEPRDEPFTASQTAFVELLTRWVSYELERKRREQELRAATRRFRALFDNPRTFAGVLDPDGTLREANNAARSTLDDPSVALDEPFWEAPWWTPDPGAVETVRTAVDTAAAGEVAPFECAYSHREGSGTVSGAIYPVYGDPDDSVPADRPVVATTGDTADGSDIVSLMVVGSDTTRRTEQAAQLRRQRDRLEEFASVVSHDLRSPLEVARGRLHLYETAGGDEHIRQAMASIDRMSTLIDDLLDLARQGDTVSDPVSTRVTDVAHRAWGTVATTAAGLSVDLDPGFTVDADPSRLRQLFENLFRNAVEHGSPSDGERPLTVRLVGLDDGRRGFAVEDDGVGIAAEDRGHVFDRGFTTNDEGTGFGLAIVARVVEAHGWAVTVTESATGGARFEVVCGP
- a CDS encoding PhzF family phenazine biosynthesis protein, with product MPTACRTLLVDAFTDEPLTGNPAGVVPSAGDLSEDQMQAIARELGASETAFVRPASESRHRVRYFTPTQEVDLCGHATIAAFSHLAQTGALDPGPHEVATNVGSVEVRVDDDDAPTVWLTGREPTVDTVDLDYSRVGEALGIDPAALADVGADLPPAVASTGLPWLCLPVNFLEQLGSAAPQPGLVDDLATEHDAAGVYAFTFDTLDADSSLHARAFAPGIGVAEDPVTGTAAGACAAYLSHVDAYEDETAYGDLRFEQGHFVDRPGLVRARVADDVAVGGTATVALDGTLSVPAPEDDDIVVA
- a CDS encoding DUF7563 family protein; protein product: MHTCTNCNSFVTPDFVRVFGTEDDRVFGCPHCANMRELMEGLGARTPEEQTSVP
- a CDS encoding phosphoribosyltransferase, producing MGDLPEEFNCTITNWDYIYGLCRDVSDEVKQSEFEPDVIVALARGGWFAGRCICDFLGLDDLTSLKMEHYVGTAQKSGEPEVRYPMPEGSVAGKDVLIIDDIADTGGSIKRAHEYVHEREPNDVRTATLQLLGTSEFEPDYVGESLEEWAWVVYPWNFIEDMIDLVSGVMAKADEETFEESDIRHFLSSYHQVDRIEMEIAQPGRLTEVLSEMERRGVVESAGGSAWRLVEDE